A genomic stretch from candidate division WOR-3 bacterium includes:
- a CDS encoding epoxyqueuosine reductase QueH: MSPSRLLLHICCAPCATDVIRQLQESFVVVGFFYNPNIFPEDEYRRRQEAVQQLGSLWQVPIEYGQYEYERFQEAIKGLENEPEGGRRCGVCFRLRLEKCAVRAKERGCQAFASTLTIGPNKRADVINRIGREIAAEIGIEFVERDWKKRDGFKHSVEISRRLGLYRQHYCGCEFSLKEKAGRNR; the protein is encoded by the coding sequence TTGAGCCCAAGCCGCCTTTTGCTTCATATCTGCTGCGCACCCTGTGCAACCGATGTCATAAGACAACTTCAAGAGAGTTTTGTTGTGGTTGGTTTTTTCTACAACCCGAATATTTTTCCGGAAGATGAATACCGGCGGCGTCAGGAGGCCGTGCAGCAACTGGGGTCGCTGTGGCAGGTCCCGATTGAGTATGGGCAATATGAGTACGAACGGTTTCAGGAGGCAATAAAGGGTTTAGAGAATGAACCGGAAGGTGGTAGACGGTGCGGAGTTTGTTTTCGGTTGCGGCTGGAGAAGTGTGCGGTGCGGGCGAAGGAAAGAGGGTGCCAAGCGTTTGCCTCGACGCTGACAATAGGACCGAATAAGCGGGCAGATGTGATAAACCGGATTGGCAGAGAGATTGCGGCGGAGATAGGTATTGAATTTGTTGAACGGGATTGGAAAAAGCGGGACGGGTTTAAACACAGCGTGGAGATTTCCCGGAGGTTAGGGCTTTATCGGCAGCACTACTGTGGGTGCGAATTTTCTTTAAAAGAAAAGGCGGGGCGGAATCGCTAA
- a CDS encoding T9SS type A sorting domain-containing protein, which produces MAEVSADDISLINYNQGPYILLSTRTVLDSPPGGNNNGRFDPGETGGLIVALRNIGNQGVDNVSAKLRSSDNRFVITDSISSYGSIPAGATRTNETDPFGIQVDHSIPIETPVTLQLFVNGTGYNDTLRFNIVVGELRATDPIPDNSNPPRYWAYDDVDTLYPQHPIFSWIEINNRGTRLSLSDDQTVTIDLPFTWQFYGSTYTQISICSNGWVAPGYTTTTSYTNTALPSTSIPGAICLNWDDLYPPVGNGVWYYYDSDNHRFIVEWDSVHYFPGSSAPYERFQLILYDPTIPTPTGDNLIVAQYLTANQYTSSTIGIQDPTQTIAIQCLFDNTYHRGTAPLVPGRAIKYTTADPTAITETPETYPRNSTLNSYPNPSRGPVKFTSNLASTATLTIYDRTGRLVQTVSGKGNWYWDGKDAQGRVVPPGVYFCRMDTPEVQAEVKFVIAR; this is translated from the coding sequence GTGGCGGAGGTCTCCGCCGATGATATTTCCTTAATTAACTACAATCAGGGTCCCTACATTCTGCTCAGTACCAGAACCGTTCTCGACTCACCTCCGGGCGGCAACAACAATGGCAGATTTGACCCGGGTGAAACCGGCGGCTTGATTGTTGCCCTGCGCAACATCGGTAATCAGGGTGTGGACAATGTCAGTGCCAAGTTGCGCTCTTCGGACAATCGTTTCGTTATTACCGACTCAATTAGCTCCTACGGCTCAATTCCCGCTGGCGCAACCCGAACCAATGAAACCGACCCGTTTGGGATTCAGGTTGACCATTCAATCCCGATTGAAACACCGGTAACGCTCCAACTGTTCGTCAATGGTACAGGTTACAACGACACACTCCGCTTTAACATTGTGGTCGGCGAATTACGCGCCACCGACCCGATTCCTGACAACAGCAATCCTCCCCGCTACTGGGCTTACGACGATGTTGACACCCTCTATCCCCAGCATCCCATCTTCTCCTGGATAGAAATCAACAACCGGGGCACTCGACTATCCCTCAGTGATGATCAGACTGTAACCATTGACCTGCCCTTCACCTGGCAGTTCTACGGCTCAACCTACACCCAAATCTCCATCTGCTCCAACGGCTGGGTTGCACCTGGTTACACTACCACTACATCATACACCAATACCGCGTTACCATCAACATCAATCCCCGGTGCTATCTGCCTTAACTGGGACGACCTATATCCACCGGTTGGCAACGGCGTCTGGTACTATTACGACTCTGATAACCACCGTTTCATTGTCGAATGGGACTCAGTGCACTACTTTCCTGGGTCCAGTGCTCCTTATGAACGATTCCAGCTCATCCTCTACGACCCGACAATACCAACGCCGACCGGTGACAACCTGATTGTCGCTCAGTACCTCACCGCCAACCAGTACACATCAAGCACCATCGGCATTCAGGACCCGACTCAGACGATTGCAATCCAGTGCCTGTTTGACAACACCTATCACCGTGGCACCGCACCGCTTGTTCCGGGTCGTGCCATCAAATACACCACCGCTGACCCGACCGCAATCACCGAAACACCCGAAACATATCCCAGAAATTCAACTCTTAATTCTTATCCCAACCCCAGCCGCGGACCGGTTAAATTCACCTCAAACCTTGCGAGCACTGCAACCCTCACCATCTACGACCGAACCGGCAGACTGGTCCAGACGGTTTCGGGTAAAGGTAACTGGTACTGGGATGGCAAGGATGCGCAGGGTCGGGTTGTTCCACCCGGTGTTTACTTCTGCCGTATGGACACACCGGAAGTTCAAGCAGAGGTCAAGTTCGTCATCGCCCGTTAA